Within Elizabethkingia sp. JS20170427COW, the genomic segment GTGTTAAATTGTTGGGCTTGTTCGTAAACTTTCAACGTGTTGTCGAGCAAAGAATAATCTTGGTCAATATAAACCGATTTATTGTTTGCTCGGTAAATTGTTCCTGATTGCGGTTCTAAATTTCCTAAAATCAAGTTAATTAAAGTTGTTTTTCCTGAACCGTTTTTTCCTTTCAAAACAATGCGTTCCCCACTTGTAATTTGAAAATTTAGTTTGTCTTTCCAAAGTGGCTTGTTGCCATAGCCAAAGTTGATGTCTGTTGCTGTGAACAGAATTTTCCCTTTATGCAAATCTGAATTATCAAAGCCAAATTTCATTTTATCAATGTCGGGTAGAGAAGAACGAAGTTCTTGTAAGTCTTGCGAAAGTCCTCCGATTTTTTCTGCGTGAACACTTTTCAATTTTGAAGTGCTGTTTTCCGCATTATTTCGCAAAGTGTTCATCATTATTCGAGCAACGCCCGATTTTTCTTGTTTGCCTTTGCCACGACTGTCCAATTTTTGTTGTCGCTCCAAAGTTTCTCTTTCTTTTTCTTTCGCTTTTCGCAACGCTTTTTCTTTGCTTTGAATGTCTTGGCTCCAAGCGTTGTTTTCTATTTGCTTTTGTTCTTTATAAAAGTCGTAATTACCACCATAAACTTTAATTCCGTATTTGCTCAATTCGCAAACGTTATTCAAAATATTAAGTAATTTTCTGTCGTGGCTCACGATTATTAAAGTGCTTTTTGTGGTTTGAACAAAGTCATACAAAAGTTGTCGGCTCGTGATGTCTAAATGATTACTTGGTTCATCTAATAAAACTAATTCGGGTTGATGAATGGAAATTCCTGCAAGAAAAACTTTTGTTTTTTGTCCACCACTCAATGCTTCCATTTTTTGTGATAAATCAAAATCGTTAAGTTGCCAATAGTTTAATGCTTCTGTGCAACGGTCTTCGATTGTCCAATCGTCATTGAGCAAATTAAAATTTTCTTCGCTTGTGTTTCCGTTTAGAATTTCTTTCAAAGCGTTTAGTTTCTCATCAATTTTCAACGCTTGTGAAATGGTCAAATGATTGAACTGACCGAAAATCTGCGGAATATAATACGGTTCGGCTTCAACGTTTATTTGTCCGATGGTTGGTTGAAGTTCGCCTGCTATAATTTTGAGCAAAGTAGATTTTCCAACTCCGTTGTTACCGATTAACGCAGTTTTTTCGTGATTGTTTACTGTCAGATTGATGTCGCTAAACAGTAAATCTTTGTTTGGATGTGTATATGAAATGTTTTGTAAAGTAAGCATAATTCCTTTCTTTAAAAGATGAAACAATACAGCGACCGCTTTGCGGTTGTTGTTCTGATTTGTCTGAAAGAAATTATATTTTACATTTCGAGTTGTTTAAGTTTTTGTGTTTTGCAAATATACGAACTTTTTCTTTTAGTACGGTCGGTCGTAATATTGCCTGTAACGGGCCGCGGCTTTGCAAAGTGGCGGGAAATCGAAGACGAAAGTTTCGATTTAGACAACACGAAGCAAAAGCCAATTTCTATTTGCTAAATTACAAAAAAAGCCAATAAAATTGGCTTTTGCGGATTACGAAGCGAAAACTTTCAACTTAGACGGAAATCCGCCATTTTGCAAAACCCTTGTTATAGGACGTTTTTATTTTCCAACTTGTTTCAGCAAATCCTTTTTTAGGTTTTCGGGTAAGTCGTTCCAATGCAAGTCAAGTAATGCACCTTGCAAAGAATAGAGATAATAACAGACAGGAATTGTTTTGTCGTTATGTTGTTCGCAAATTGCTTGATACGCTTTTACGGGTGTCATTTCCGACAAGTCGGCAAGTGAGAAAACGTCTATTTCGTTTAAGCGTTTCTCAATAGTTGTACCGATATTTTTTGCTCCTTTCAGGTTGTTTTTCATTACTCTTGCGGTGGCGAATATTTTACAATGTCAATACCAACACCATTTGGGTCTTGAATGGCAAAATGCCTGTCTCCCCAAGGCTCGTTGCGAATATCAATTTTGATTTCAACACCTTTTTGTTTTAGTTCTTGGTAAATGCGATCCACATCATCTACTTCAATGGTCAAGTAAACACCTTGATTTTGAAAAGGTGCTTGAAAAAACGGTTGCTGACTTGGGTGGTTGGGTAGTAAAAAACTGATTTCGGCTTCGTGGTTTGGCGTGTGTAACAAAAGGTAAAACTCATTTTCAAATGTAATACCAAAACCCAATGTTTCGGTATAAAACGCTTTTGTTTCTGTTAATTTTTCGGTTATGATACCTGCATTTAATTTCATCTTGTTTTGATTTTTAATTGTTGAACTTGTTTTTGTTTGTGAACAGCCTGTTGACATAAGGCATAAGGTTGTAAGGATTAAGGCTATTCGCTTCATTGTTTGTGAATTTGATTAACAGTACAAAGTTCATACAAGCGAAATTTATAGAATAGTAAAAATCGGACAAGTTCATCTGCCAAACGCTTTACTTGGTGTAACACCATAGAAGTTTTTGAACTCTTTTATAAAGTGTGATTGGTCGTAATAGCCCACGTCAAAAAATAATTTGTTTTGTCGTAAACTTTGGCTTGACGGTTTGGCTTTCAGAATATTCTGAAAGCGGACAACTTTGCTGAATGTTTTGGCGGTGTCACCAATGTAAAACTCAAAAAGTCTGCGAAGTTGTCTGGAACTAATGCCTGTATCCAAATCCTTTTCGATGTCTATCACACCATAATTTTTCAGAATAATTTTCATTGCTCCGTACAGTCTGTTGTCGTTGTCAATGGCTGTTTGAGCAATTAGGTTGAGGAAATAATTGTCAAATATTTTTTTAATTTCTTCGTGCTTTTGTATGTCGTTGAAATAATTGGAAATAAAGTCGGACAAATGTGGAACAACCGATTGTAAATGTTCATATCGGTTGCTTAATTCCATTGCATTTATTTTGAAAATTTGCGGAAACATTGTCGGCAAAAAGCGAACACCAACATAATTGAAAGTGTTGTCAAGTGGAAATTCTGTGAACTTTTTACAGAAACCCATTACATAATTCTCCTGTGGATTGTTGAGTTCAAAGTAAATATCAATACAACCATCAGCGACAACACAATAATTAAATGCTTCGGTAAGTTCTTGTGTGGTTTTGAGTTGCCAATAACAATAGATGAAAGGTCGCAGTCCGATGTCGGGCAGAAATTCACAATAGGTTACGTTGTCAGCCGATTGTCTGACTGTCGGTTGAACAGGATTATAGAGCGTTCTTATGTCTGTCTTTATGTTCACTGTTTGTTGTTAGCACGATATTGGTTTTAAAATACCCTATAACGGTTTGCATATGGCTTGTGGCGGTTTCGAAGCGCTTTCCTGTCCATAGAAACCAAACTTAGCTACGGAGTAAAAGCCTTGCTGATAGCCGTTCACCCGCCATAAGCTATATGCGTTGTTGTGGCTAGTTTTTTTCATTTTTTATCTGTCCCATCCATCTATTAAATAGGACTTTTCAGTCAATTTCTTTTCAGTTCCATCTTTTTCGGATTTAAACCAAAGTTCAAATCTTGCAGGGTAATATTTTTCAAATGTTCCTTCGTCAATTACAGTCCTACCCGTAAACAATTTGTAGTCGTCTGACAGCTCACTAATTGTATTCTTAGTTCTATTTGTCAGTTTCCACTCTGAAAGTCTTTGGTTCTTAGTTGTCTCAAAAGCTTTAATGTAGATTTCACCCTTTTCAGTCGGTTTATGCCACATATAAAAATCATATCCGCCATATCCTGTTCCAATGATTTCAATTCTTTCAGAGTCAACGGTTAAGTCTTTGAGTGAGTCAAGCTGTTTATTGTTCAGATATTCAGTCGGCTTCTGGTAATTCTCACCTTCTGGGATTTCAATGTCATAAAATTTACTGTCTTGCCACGAATAATACCAAATTGAGCCAAAGAAAAGTCCAATGGCAAGTAGAACTAAAAGTCCTAATGATATCAGTATTATTTTCAGGATTTTCATTTTTTCAAATTAGCCACAACGGAAAAAGTATTGGCGAAGTGCGGGCTAAATTGGACAAAAAGTTCAATTTCGACTGCGTGAAGCCTATGCTTTTTCAGATAAGCTAATTTAGTGAAAAAGATTATATGAAAAGCAGCGGCGTGTAAATTTTTCAAATCTTTCTATCATACATTTAACCCCGCATTTTGCCAATACAATGTTAGCTGTAGGTCTTTATTCGAAGTTTTTTCTATGATATATTATTCCTTTTATTCCTAAAAAAGTCATAAAAACTCCAAAAAAACCAAATAATGCAATTGCTAAATAATTGTTGATTTTGTGTTCCTTATCATAATCATCTATAGATAAATAGGTGAATTTTTTATTCTTTATTTCCACAATGCTTACATTCTCAGGATGAAGATAGTTTTCAGGGAATGGAATTTTTTCAGTTTTTAGAATTTTTGTCCTGTATGTTTTGTTTTTTACAAAAAGAGTAAGAGAATCTCCAATAGTATTTTCTTCTAATAATTGTTGTTCATAGGTTTGACGTAAAGAAACGCTTCCAATTGTAAATTCGATAGTTGGATATTCTTTCAGTTTTATTATTAATGTTCTACTTCCTCTTCTTCCTTTTTCTATTTTGATGTCATTTTTTAGAACTCCTTTCAATTCTATAATGTTTGTTTTATTTGGAAGTTTGTCAAAGTAAAACTTTCCTGCAAAAAATAAAAGGATAAAACTTGATATAAAAGCAATACAAATTAATTTAATATTCTCTTTGGCAGACTTAATTTCATTCATTTACGATCTGGTTTGGAAGACTTACAGCTAACGGGCCGCGTATTGGCGATAGTGGCGGATTAGAAAGCCAAAACTTTCAATTTTGCACTAAGCTAAGCAACAGCCTTTTATTATTTTCTAAATTTATGAAAAAAGGAAATATAAAAGGCTGTTGTGACAAAAAAAGGAGAAACTTTCAATTTCTCCATTATCCCGCCATTTCGCCAATACGATGTTAGCGGAAGTACTTATTTTCTTAGATTCTCATTCAGAGTTTGTACTAATTTATATACTGTTGTAACTGGATTTTGTTTATGATATATCAAATGTTTTTGACTCTCATATAACTCATCAGCGTTTTTGATTGCTCTTTCTTGAGAAGCATGTTCATCATTTAATAGAATAGAATAGACTTTTTGACAAAATGCATATTTTTTTCCTTCTCTTTCGTAATTAATTCCAAATTTTTGGCTCAATTGCTCATAATAAAATGTTCTTAATTGTTGAGCTTCGATTTTATTATAATGTAAATAAAACCATAATTCAAAAGAATCATTTGAATATGCAACTTCGTAACCTAGTGTCTTTGCTTTTTCAATTGCATTATCAAAATCAGCATATTCATCAGCGCCATTTTTAAAATCCATATCAAATACACACCATACTTCATCATATTCATATTCTGAGCTTTCTATTATTTTTTGGGTGCTTTCAACTAGCTTAGTTTTTGATTGCCCTCCCAAATCTACAGCTTCAACCTTCAAACCTAAAACAGGAAATGATTCAAAATATAATTTTTCAGTTTGGCCTTCACAAACTATTAAAATAGATTTTCTTATCGGTATAGTTTCTATTTGATAATTACTTGGTTTAGCTTTTCTATTCCAAGCTTTGTTCTTATCTGTCTTTTTTACAGCTCTAGTTGGTTTCGGCATAATCAAAATTTAATAGAGATGAAAAATTACCTAAGAATGGAATCGCTCCGTATTTACCTTGAATATAATCCTTTTCAAAAGATGCATTGTTTCTAACACCTTTAATTTCAACTAAGGTATATAAATGACTAGCACCATATTTGTCTTTTTCTACAAAGTCGATTTGGTCTCTTCGTAAAATTTCTGAACTTAAAAGATTTGTATCGTGAGTTGTAAAAATTAATTGTGAATTTTTATTTGATTCAGAATTGAAAAGTTCAACAATTTTTTTAGTTAAAAGTGGATGAAATCTTGAATCAAATTCATCAATAATTAAAGTGCGACCTTCAGTTAATGCATTAAATATGAATGGACTTAATTCAAACATTTTGATAGTTCCTTCTGATTCTTGTCCACTTAATACAAATGGAACGTTGCCAACTTTTTTATTTCCTTCATATTGACTACGACTAGAAACGATGATATTTCCCTTTTTAAATTCTTTTTTAAAATCATCATCTGCATCTTCTGGTAAATTATCTTTTGTTATTTCAATACTTTCAATATCATTAATCCCCGTATCAGCATTTTTTAAAAAGTCTAAAATAAATTTCTTTTTATTTAAATCATCCAAAGCATCACCAGCAGCTGAGTACATACCACTATGCCCTAAACCATTAATCACAATAATTGAAGAAATTGCTTTAATTACTGATTTAGACATTTTACCAAAGCCAAATGAAGCTAATGATGTTAAGAATAAAGAATTAGTTCTAAAAATAGTATTTTCATCATCGTCAAGTAACGAAATAAATTTACTGCCTTCTTCAAAATGCTTATCATTGACTTCTAGAATTTCTTGTTCTTCTCTAATAAACAAAGTTTGTTCTCGTTTATTGGGAGTATAGAATAACCATTCACTTTTAATGCAATTTTCATCTGCCTCGAATCCATATCTGTATTTTGTATTTTTTATTCTAAATACCAATTGGAAAAAAGTTGGCTCTTTTAATTTATCTACTGATAATTTAAAAGGTTCAATAATATTTAAAATTTTATCGTCTTTTACAGATGATGTTACAATACGAATAAAAGTAACTAATGCTTTAATAATATTACTTTTACCACTTGCATTTGCACCATAAATTGCTTTGGATTTAATTAATGACATTTTATCATCAATTTCAATTACATTACGCTTATCAATTGACGGATGAAATGATTTAATTTTTGCAGCAGTCATATTTAAGGTTTGTTCATCCTTAAATGACCAAAAGTTTCCGAAATTAAATTCTTCAATCATCTTTTCTTATTTTAAAATTTGTAATTATTTTGCAAATATAAGAATAAGATTTGGAGTATGTACTATATTTTGGTGTTAAATAATTTGGATATTTATACTTAAAGTATTTCCGCTAACGTTTTGGGTATTGCCGAAGGCGGGGAAATCGAAGCGAAAAAGTTTCGATTTTGCACCGAGGCTAGCCAAAACAAATTTTTATGAGTTAAATTTAAAAATAAAAAACGAATAAAATTCGTTTTTGGCGGGTAGGGAGTACAAACTTTGAAATTAGCACTTCAGCCCCGCTTTTGGCAATACCTTGTTACCAGCAGTTTTTGTCTTATGTTAATGATAATAAATGTCAAATATGTTATTATGAAAATTGTCAAAGGAATTTGAAATGCTAAATAGTTAAATTTTTCCAATGGAACTTGAACTAATCGACTTGCAATTGGCGATAACATTAATACGAAGCTAATAATCGTTATGGATGTTTCGTTTTTCCATTTTGTCAAGTTTAGTATGATTCCAATAATTCCTAAAATTGCAAAAAGTTGGTCAATATTACCAAAGTCAAATAAGGTGAAGAATAACCAGCAAATAAAAGGGAGACCAATCATTTGTCCTGCTAGAATTATTAACAGGTAAGAAATTATTGAAGTTGTTCTAATTGCATTTTTCATCCTTGATGTACTTTAATTTTGCTCACAACATTGTTTTCATTAAAAATAACTGTTAGTGTGCCTGTATTTATTCCTTTCCCAGAGTAACCAAGATAATAGTAAAATTCATTTTTCGTTTCGTTGTCTGGTTTTCCAAGTAGCGCAATTATTTCATTTTTTGTTTTTCCTTCAAGTTTGTAATTATTACGCAAATCATTCATCATACTCCATCTTAAATTCCAATTTTCTTCGAGATTTAAGTTTGAGTTTTGCCATTTCTCTGAGTCAAATTTTTCGTGAGATATTTGTCCGCAAGAACTTAAAAGAAGTCCAATTAGTAAAATATAAATTTGAATTTTCGATTTCATTTCTGTCTGCGGTGTATTTGGTAAAATTGCTGGTAACGGTTCGGGTATTTCTGTTGGCGGGGATCCTTATAACTGGTTTTTGTAAATATAACAAAAAGAACAACTAGCAAAAATCTTTATGATGTAAACTTCAAACCCGCTAATAGAAATACCATGTTACAGGCAGTGCTTTTATTGATATTTTGATTTTCTAAATATAATTATTAAAGTTGTTACTAAATTTATGGGCAATGTGAAAAAAGCAGTTGCAAAAATTGCTTTCAAAGGCCATCCAATTCCCATTTGCGAGTCTCTTATCTCTTTTAATTCACTCACATTTTCAGGTTTTACATTTTGAAAATATTCAGAATCATTCATTCCATTTGCATTATAACCAAATTTATTCAGAATAAAGTTTTTAGATAATTCCTCTACATAGTAAGTGAAAATGAAAGTAAGGAAAATGGAAAATAAAGATGCAAGCGCAAAAGTCAATGTTATTTGAGCAAGTTTGTTTTCGATAGAAAATGTTAATTTTTTGAAAATGAAAATTGGAATAATAATGAGTAGAATTAGAAAAAAGAGTATTGGTATGTCAAGTAAAAATTTCCAAGAATTTATTTCCATATTTTAGACGGTTTTTTGAATAGCATTGCCTGTAACGTTTTGCAGCTACCCGAAGGTGGCGATTTCGAAGCGATTCACTGTCAACCAAGCAGAAACTTTGATAGTAGCACAAAGCTTGACTTAACCACTGAACCGCCACTTTTGGGTAGGTGCTGTTATAGGGCGTTTTTCTCTGTCTCATTATTTGCGGAATTGAATCTATAAATATCTACGTCAGTTTTTGTCTGTGTTCGATGAAGAAATTCGATTGTTTTTAGGTCGTGTCCTAATGCTGGTGTCGATTGTTCTTCATTGGTGTCAATATACATTACTATCTCAAGAACTGAATCCAAGTCAAACTGATTTTTTAGTTCATTAATAATTTCAATTTTGTCAAACAGTTGTCCAATCACTTCATCCACCAAACTGTCAACCATTATATATTCTTTTCCTTTTTCGGTAGATAATTTCCAGCACGAATAATCTAAGGTCGGTTTGTATTTTCCTTTGTCCCCTTTACGCCACTTCTCAGTTGGTGTAATTCCAATTATCTCTGTCACAATTTGCGGGTCAAAGTTGTCACCAGTCAAAGCAAAATATACATATGTGTTTCCTATTTGCATTGTCGTTTTTCTTAGTTCTTTGGTCATTTGCTTTTAAAGTTTGTCCAAATGTCATAAAGTTGTTGAACTTCTTCTTTGTTAAAATACTTGTCCCAAAGTCCACAGTTACTCATATAAGCCATACACTCTCCAAATTTCAAATATTGTGTTTGTGGTATTTCGTTTTTTCTCAAACACTTTTTTAGAATTTGAAGTCTTCGATTTTCGTCATCTGCAATTATTGTTTCTATTTTTTCAATTTCTGTTTTTGAGTATTTATCTGTGATTTCTTTTCGTTTCTTAAGTTCACTCCAATGCTTTCTTGCGTCCATTCCTTGGTCAACTCGTCTGAATTGACTTTTCTCTAATGCAAATTTTAACGGTTCTTTTCTATCGTAATCAATTCCGTTATCTTTTAACTCTGTCCAAAAACTTTCGGTGTCGGGATTTATACTCTCATTCCAATATGTCAAAAGTCCGATTTTCAATGAGTTAAGTCCGTTTGAATTCATCTTCGGTTCTTTTTCTAAAAGGTCTCTTGTATATTTAGATAAGTTCTTAAATGCTTCTTTGGTTTTCTCGTCCATAATGGTTGAATTGTCAACAACTTTGTCGTTGATTTTTGTTGTCAAAATGAGTTTGTCGATATTTCCTAAAGTTGCCATTATTGTTTGTCGTGTCGTCTTTTAAAATGCCCTATAACGGTCATAGCTTTGCACAATATCGCTCCAAGGCTGAGTCCAGTGCTATAGCGAACTGCGCAAAGCTATTGTTATCGGATATTTTTTTTAATAACCCATACCCTAAGTTAAATAAAATATTGTACAGTTTTATATCATATTCGTATTTTTTTGTTGTTATATTCCTTTGCGCAAAATGGATCGGGAACTTTGCGTTGATAATATAACTAGTAAATATTTTACGGTAGATTTGTTATCTCTAAGCTATCGAATAAAAATTAAAACTTGACTTTCTCATTTTTTTTCGCTAACTTCGATAAACTTCTTGCGAGCCTTCGCTCCGAAATCGTAACTTTCGGCAAAGTCTTCTTTGGAAGTTTAAAGCGTAATGTTTTATCGCTTCTAACAAATCTTTCCTTTAAAATACGCCACTACCCTATTTACGTACAAAAAACACTAATATTGGTATTAAAATTGCCGATAACGGAAAAAGTATTGGCGAAGTGCGGGCAAAAAATGAACTTTAGTTCAATTTTAGACCAAGCGTAGCCAATATTTTTTCAATGGAACTAAGTTAAACAAAAATGTGGAATTGGAAAATATTGGCGGCTAAATATTACAAAAAGTTCAATTTAGACTTTAACCCCGCATTTTGCCAATACAATGTTAGCTGCAGGTTTTTTTATTTTTCAGATATATGTTTTTGTGAAATATTTGGTTCCGCAAAACTGATTTTTTCAGCAGTTTCGAGTTCAGTCAATTTTTTAAAAATCGGAGAATAATTTTGTTCATAGAGAACTTCCATTACAAAATAATTATTTCCAGTTCCTTCAGTTTCGCAACCTAATTCTTTAAATTCATTTCTTAATTTTTGAACGTTCTGATCTTTGTCAAGAATAATAATTTGTATTGTTGAATTTCCTGAATATTCAACGACATTTCTAAATGTAATTCTTTCTTCGTCTATATCGAACTCAGCAAAAACAATATCATCAGAAGAAAATTCAGGTCCATAAAAAGGAATATTATCAATTTTATAAAGTCCTTTTTCAGCATCTATAATTTTTGTCCAAAGAGTTTCAACGACAATTTCGTCGAGAACGTTACTAAAATATCGTACTAAAATTTTTTCAGAATTATAAGATTGCATTATCGTCAAACATTTCTTCAACATTATTTAAGACTTCGCAATCACAATAACCTCCATTTTCTTGAAGCCAATTTTTGACTTCCTGAATGTTTTCTATTTTGTATTCTTGCAAAAATTCATTTGTTAATTTTAACGAATCATCACAGTCATATTCACCAAGTTTTTCATCCAAAAAGTGAAATAATTGAGTGAATTTTTCTCTTGAAATTGGAAGCGAATTTTCAAATTCAAGTTTTGCTTTTTCCCTCAATTCTTTTTTGATTTGTTTTCTTCTTTCAATTTCGTTTTTATCTGGCATTTTCCTTTGGATAACGGTTTTTTATAAACTTGCAGCTAACGTTTTGCCGCTTTGCGAAGGCGGGGATTTTTAGCACTAAACTTCATCAGATGCACAAAACTTGAATTTAGCACTTCACTGTCATAGAAGCACGAAACCCCCGCTTTTGCAAAACGGCTGTTAGCAGTAGCTCTTTTTTCTGTCGTAGTGTTAATTTGCATTGTGCTGTCTTCTAATTATTTCGTCCACTATTTCTATCGCTCTTTTGTATGTAATTCCGTTTTCTTGGTCAATTGTCAAACGATGTCCTTCTTCAATTGATTTGATTTCTGGAATTAGTCCAACTTCTTGTTCTATGGCAATTGTCTTGATGTTTAATGTGTCGCCATAGGTCGGAACAGTTGTTTGTAACCAACCAAAATATGGTTCTTCTTGTGTCCTATTTGTGTCTTCCCACAAGTCCATTCGTTTACCAAAGTTGTCTGCACTGATTGATGTCCACACGTTAAATATTAAATTCTCGTTATGGTCAGTTATTGGAATTGTCAACCTACCTCGATGAAAGAAATGTTGTTCGTCCACCACACATAAACTTTCTTTAAGTTCAATTCTTTTTTCTCGTTCGTCTGGTGGAATAGAAAAGTAATAGTCAGGATAGTCCGAACCAAAGCAAAGAGGCAACTCGTCATAAACCTGTCCGCAACAAGAACACTTGTAGGTCGGTTTGGCGTTGTCTTTCTTTAAGAATGAAAATAGTTTCATTTTCTATTTGTCTTTGGTTGTGGTGTCGTCTTTTAGAGTTACTGCTAACGGAAAAAGGCTTTGCGAAGTGCAGGAATTCGAAGAACTTTAGTTCAAGGATTCACAAACGTAGCAAATGGCTTTTTCAGATTGTTAAATTAATAAAAAATGCAAGATGAAAAGCCAATTTGCGGATAAATATCTAAAATATTTCAACTTAGACTTTAACCCTGCATTTTGCAAAACCTATGTTAGCCGCAGTGTTATTTTTATATATTTTGGTTAATTATATAGATTGTTAAAAAATATATTATGATTAAAATTATGGTAAATTTTAGAATGTTTTTTCTTCCATTTTTTTCAAAAACGTAGTAGATAAATGGAATCGGGATGAAAAATAATCCGATAATTATATATAATATTAAAATTCCAATACCCATTTTTTAAGCGTCATATTTTGCATAATAAATTACTCTTTCAATTTTTGACAAATCATCCTTGAATTCTTCAAGTTTCGATATGTCATCAAATACATCTTGAATTATAGACATTTCAAGAAAATATTTAAATCCTGAACAATATTTCTGAGCAAGTTCATCTAATTTTAATGTTTCTAATTCTTCTACAGAAATTTTGATGACTTGAGCATCAGAATTTGGTTTAAATTTGTTGTTTTCCTTTCGTGCAAACACTAGATAAATTTCATCATCAGAGTCTTCATATTTATTACAGCTTTTAATTACTTCTTGTAGATTCACTCTGTTTTATTTTAAACGTGATTTTGAAACATTGCGGCTAACGAAAAAGGCTTTGCGAAGTGCGGGAATTCGAAGAACGAAAAGTTCAAGAATTCCAAAGCGTAGCAAATGGCTTTTTCAGATTGTTAAATTAGTAAAAAAAGCAATATGAAAAGCCAATTTGCGGATAAATATCTAAAATAGTTCAACTTAGACTTATCCCCGCATTTTGCAAAACCACTGTTAGCGGAAGTTTTTATTTAAAAGTTATGATTCTGATAATTAATGAAATTATTCCAAGCACAATAAGGATAATCCATAGATTTTTTGAAGCATTTGGTTCTTTACTTTTTGCAATTTTCAGATATATTCCTCCAAAAATCAGTGCTATTGGAATAAGTAATTTAAAATATTCGTTCATTTTTTAATTTAAACATTTAGTAACTTTATATAGTTATTCTCTTTTTCAATATTTTCATTATTAATATTTTGTAATTATTCTCTTATGAACCAATTAATTTCATTGAAAAGAATATAAATAAAATAATTGCGAAAAACATAATAATATAACTTTCCAATTTTCTACCAATATCCATTGGATTATCTGAATTTTTATACTTTTTTGTTTGCCATTTTATATAGAATATTAAAAATATTATTGTCGCTAATAATCCCCAAAAATATTCTTTATCTGTTATTTCACTCACTTTTCACACGGTTTGTTTAAAATTTCCGCTAACGGTTTGGCGCTTGGCGAAGAAGCGGATTTCGAAGCACTAAACTGTCAACCCAGCACAAAAGATGATACGAGGTAGAATGTTCAATTAACCACTGAACCCGCTTTTTTGCCAAACGCTTGTTATGCCTTCGCCCTTATTTTCTGTCGTGTTTGTTTGTTGTCATT encodes:
- a CDS encoding DUF2695 domain-containing protein, with the translated sequence MPDKNEIERRKQIKKELREKAKLEFENSLPISREKFTQLFHFLDEKLGEYDCDDSLKLTNEFLQEYKIENIQEVKNWLQENGGYCDCEVLNNVEEMFDDNAIL
- a CDS encoding DUF2199 domain-containing protein, whose amino-acid sequence is MKLFSFLKKDNAKPTYKCSCCGQVYDELPLCFGSDYPDYYFSIPPDEREKRIELKESLCVVDEQHFFHRGRLTIPITDHNENLIFNVWTSISADNFGKRMDLWEDTNRTQEEPYFGWLQTTVPTYGDTLNIKTIAIEQEVGLIPEIKSIEEGHRLTIDQENGITYKRAIEIVDEIIRRQHNAN